The following coding sequences lie in one Streptomyces albofaciens JCM 4342 genomic window:
- a CDS encoding alpha/beta hydrolase: MPTAAPPSFLLVHGAWHRPACWGPLQDALAADGLRSHTVALPSSGPQGTPAAGVYDDAEAISARLREIDGPVVAVGHSYGGIPVTEAAAAHPHVVHLVYLAAYMPAEGESLGSLHGRESSGPVDPDGVRPPIFEDPRTSLYSDVPDEVAEWATGELVVQSRRSFQEPVTRAAWRTVPATYVVCEGDRALRPAMQTKMSANAAHVERLGTGHSPFLAAPAELAALLGRIASGATES; this comes from the coding sequence ATGCCCACCGCAGCCCCGCCCTCCTTCCTCCTCGTCCACGGCGCCTGGCACCGGCCCGCGTGCTGGGGGCCTCTCCAGGACGCCCTCGCCGCCGACGGCCTGCGGTCCCACACGGTCGCGTTGCCCAGTTCCGGCCCGCAGGGCACGCCCGCCGCCGGTGTGTACGACGACGCCGAGGCGATCTCCGCGCGGCTGCGCGAGATCGACGGGCCGGTGGTGGCCGTCGGCCATTCGTACGGCGGCATTCCCGTCACCGAGGCGGCCGCCGCGCATCCGCACGTCGTCCACCTCGTCTATCTCGCGGCCTACATGCCCGCCGAGGGCGAATCGCTCGGCAGTCTGCACGGCCGCGAGTCGTCCGGGCCGGTGGACCCCGACGGTGTGCGGCCGCCCATCTTCGAGGACCCGCGTACGTCGCTGTACTCGGACGTACCCGACGAGGTGGCCGAGTGGGCCACCGGCGAACTCGTCGTGCAGAGCCGGCGGTCGTTCCAGGAGCCGGTGACACGGGCGGCGTGGCGGACCGTGCCCGCCACCTACGTCGTCTGCGAGGGCGACCGGGCGCTGCGGCCCGCGATGCAGACGAAGATGTCCGCGAACGCCGCCCACGTCGAGCGGCTGGGCACCGGCCACTCCCCCTTCCTCGCCGCGCCCGCCGAACTGGCCGCCCTGCTCGGGCGGATCGCCTCCGGGGCCACGGAAAGCTGA
- a CDS encoding nucleotidyltransferase domain-containing protein has protein sequence MHKESECTPEPTPERAVHPSAEAVVRDFLSHADRLCPGLVEGLYLTGSVALGDFRPGHSDIDYVAVTGRRPSDADVAALEQAHAATRARHRRPYFDGVHVTWSDLAGHFADCPGAARTHMGRFRTGGGFEVNPVTWAVLAKHAVPVRGPVPGKFDVAVDGAALRDWTRENLDGYWRGWRIAHGKPLSARGVWALGGRAVAWGMLGVTRLHYTLATGEITSKGGAGRYALRAFGADWHPVI, from the coding sequence GTGCACAAGGAATCGGAATGCACACCGGAACCCACGCCGGAACGCGCGGTGCACCCATCGGCGGAAGCCGTCGTGCGCGACTTCCTCTCCCATGCGGACCGGCTCTGCCCCGGCCTGGTCGAAGGGCTGTATCTGACGGGGTCGGTCGCGCTGGGGGATTTCCGGCCGGGGCACAGCGACATCGATTACGTGGCGGTCACCGGGCGCCGCCCTTCGGACGCGGACGTCGCGGCCCTGGAACAGGCCCATGCCGCGACGCGCGCCCGGCACCGCCGCCCGTACTTCGACGGAGTCCACGTCACATGGAGCGATCTCGCGGGACATTTCGCCGATTGCCCCGGCGCCGCGCGCACTCATATGGGGCGGTTCCGCACGGGCGGCGGCTTCGAGGTCAATCCGGTGACGTGGGCCGTGCTCGCGAAGCACGCCGTGCCGGTACGCGGCCCCGTCCCGGGGAAGTTCGACGTTGCCGTGGACGGGGCCGCGCTGCGCGACTGGACGCGGGAAAACCTCGACGGCTACTGGCGCGGCTGGCGGATCGCGCACGGCAAACCGCTGTCGGCCAGAGGCGTGTGGGCACTCGGCGGTCGGGCCGTCGCCTGGGGCATGCTGGGCGTCACCCGGCTCCATTACACCCTGGCCACCGGGGAGATCACTTCCAAAGGGGGTGCGGGCCGCTACGCCTTGCGGGCCTTCGGCGCCGATTGGCATCCCGTGATCTAA
- a CDS encoding selenium-binding protein SBP56-related protein: protein MTTSDHAGQPQPSVTNHADHTDHSTHADRTDHAGHSGHTDPTLYRTPADAIAAPPEKLAYLVGFDRSAQRPDALITVDTDPGSSTYGRVLHLADVPGLGDELHHFGWNACSSALAHEGHHRPERRYLLTPGLRSSRLHVFDTHPDPARPRLVKVIEPAELAGRAGYSRPHTLHCGPGGILLSCLGGAQGDDGPGGVALLDHETFDVLRAWETDRGPQRLAYDVWWHLQHNIAVTSEWGTPSMVENGVDPELLLGRSYGHALHFWELDSGRHLQRVDLGDEHQMVLELRPAHDPSATWGFAGVVVSVADLSASVWRWRREDDGRFTAHKVITIPAEPAKEDELPPALKPFGAVPPLVTDINLSVDDRWLYVSAWGTGELHQYDVRDPARPRRTASVRLGGITARRPHPAAPGLPLTGGPQMVELSRDGRRVYLTNSLYGAWDDQFYPDGIHPWLAKLDADTENGGLTPDLRFFPHGADFRGLRVHQTRLQGGDASSDSYCYP, encoded by the coding sequence ATGACCACTTCTGATCACGCCGGTCAGCCCCAGCCCTCTGTCACCAACCACGCCGACCACACCGATCACTCCACCCACGCCGACCGAACCGACCACGCCGGACATTCCGGCCACACCGATCCGACCCTCTACCGGACACCCGCCGACGCCATCGCCGCTCCCCCGGAAAAGCTCGCCTACCTCGTCGGCTTCGACCGCTCCGCACAGCGCCCGGACGCGCTGATCACCGTGGACACCGACCCGGGATCGAGTACGTACGGACGGGTACTGCACCTGGCCGACGTGCCCGGACTGGGCGACGAACTGCACCACTTCGGCTGGAACGCCTGCTCCAGCGCTCTCGCCCACGAGGGCCACCACCGGCCCGAACGGCGCTACTTACTGACGCCGGGACTCCGCTCCTCCCGGCTGCACGTCTTCGACACCCACCCGGACCCGGCCCGCCCCCGTCTGGTGAAGGTGATCGAACCCGCCGAACTGGCCGGCAGGGCGGGCTACTCACGGCCGCACACCCTCCACTGCGGCCCCGGCGGCATCCTGCTGTCCTGCCTCGGCGGCGCGCAGGGCGACGACGGGCCGGGCGGTGTGGCGCTCCTCGACCACGAGACCTTCGACGTACTGCGCGCCTGGGAGACGGACCGGGGGCCGCAGCGCCTGGCCTACGACGTCTGGTGGCACCTCCAGCACAACATCGCCGTGACCAGCGAGTGGGGCACGCCGTCGATGGTCGAGAACGGCGTCGACCCGGAGCTGCTGCTCGGCCGCTCCTACGGGCACGCGCTGCACTTCTGGGAGCTGGACTCCGGCCGCCACCTGCAACGCGTCGACCTGGGTGACGAGCACCAGATGGTCCTCGAACTGCGGCCGGCCCACGACCCGTCCGCGACCTGGGGCTTCGCGGGTGTCGTGGTGAGCGTGGCGGACCTGTCGGCCTCGGTGTGGCGGTGGCGGCGCGAGGACGACGGGCGGTTCACGGCCCACAAGGTGATCACGATTCCGGCGGAGCCCGCCAAGGAGGACGAACTGCCTCCGGCGCTCAAGCCGTTCGGCGCGGTGCCGCCGCTGGTCACCGACATCAATCTGTCGGTGGACGACCGCTGGCTCTACGTGTCGGCGTGGGGCACCGGCGAACTGCACCAGTACGACGTGCGCGATCCCGCCCGCCCCCGCAGGACCGCGTCCGTGCGGCTCGGCGGCATCACCGCCCGGCGCCCGCACCCGGCGGCGCCCGGCCTGCCGCTCACCGGCGGCCCGCAGATGGTCGAACTCAGCCGCGACGGGCGCCGGGTGTACCTCACCAACAGCCTGTACGGCGCGTGGGACGACCAGTTCTACCCCGACGGCATCCACCCCTGGCTCGCCAAACTCGACGCCGACACCGAGAACGGCGGCCTCACTCCCGACCTCCGCTTCTTCCCGCACGGCGCGGACTTCCGCGGGCTGCGCGTCCACCAGACCCGTTTGCAGGGCGGCGACGCGTCGTCCGACTCGTACTGCTACCCCTGA
- a CDS encoding AMIN-like domain-containing (lipo)protein, producing the protein MRRLGTALTAVVLAGAAVTATAASATAAPAAGAAPAAAAACDTAGWGSALKSADADAHKPLTNIRTGRHDCFDRMVFEVPTAGGKPVGYRIGYVKELHQDGSGDLIKVGGGAILEIRVAAPSYDPGTGRPTYPGKAGKPLPGVNISGYRTFKDTRFAASFEGDTQIGLGVAKRLPFRVTQQKNQLVVDVAHS; encoded by the coding sequence ATGCGACGATTGGGCACTGCGCTGACCGCGGTCGTGCTGGCGGGCGCGGCGGTGACGGCGACGGCGGCCTCGGCGACGGCGGCGCCCGCGGCGGGGGCCGCGCCGGCCGCCGCGGCCGCGTGTGACACCGCCGGCTGGGGGAGCGCCCTGAAGTCCGCCGACGCGGACGCCCACAAGCCGCTGACGAACATCCGGACCGGTCGGCACGACTGCTTCGACCGGATGGTCTTCGAGGTGCCGACCGCCGGCGGCAAGCCGGTCGGCTACCGGATCGGTTATGTGAAGGAGCTGCACCAGGACGGCTCCGGCGACCTCATCAAGGTCGGCGGCGGGGCGATCCTGGAGATCCGGGTGGCGGCGCCGAGCTACGACCCGGGCACGGGCAGGCCGACGTACCCGGGCAAGGCCGGCAAGCCGCTGCCGGGCGTGAACATCTCGGGCTACCGCACCTTCAAGGACACCCGGTTCGCGGCCAGCTTCGAGGGGGACACGCAGATAGGTCTGGGAGTCGCCAAGCGGCTCCCCTTCCGGGTCACCCAGCAGAAGAACCAGCTCGTCGTGGATGTCGCCCACTCCTGA
- a CDS encoding dihydrofolate reductase family protein, whose amino-acid sequence MRKLTYFVACSIDGFIGDPNGDASSMMQFVNEEFLEFLKTEYPETVSAEGRRVLDFHDVANQKFDTVIQGRGSYQVGLDAGVTSPYGHLREYVASRGLGESPDPNVHLITEDLVGAVRALKAEEGGLGIWLCGGSRVAGELLDEVDELVIKTYPQVYGSGMPMFGTDFTVADFTLDWVRTFDNGVLVRKYVRKR is encoded by the coding sequence TTGCGCAAGCTCACCTACTTCGTGGCCTGCTCGATCGACGGCTTCATCGGCGACCCGAACGGTGACGCGTCGTCGATGATGCAGTTCGTCAACGAGGAGTTCCTGGAGTTCCTGAAGACGGAATACCCGGAGACCGTATCGGCCGAGGGCCGTCGCGTACTGGACTTCCACGACGTGGCGAACCAGAAGTTCGACACGGTGATCCAGGGGCGCGGCAGCTACCAGGTGGGACTGGACGCCGGCGTCACCAGCCCGTACGGCCACCTCCGCGAGTACGTGGCCTCCCGCGGCCTCGGGGAGTCGCCCGACCCCAACGTGCACCTGATCACCGAGGACCTGGTCGGCGCCGTCCGCGCCCTCAAGGCCGAGGAGGGCGGCCTGGGCATCTGGCTCTGCGGCGGCTCGCGGGTGGCGGGCGAACTGCTCGACGAGGTCGACGAGCTGGTCATCAAGACCTACCCGCAGGTCTACGGTTCCGGCATGCCGATGTTCGGCACGGACTTCACGGTCGCGGACTTCACGCTGGACTGGGTCCGCACATTCGACAACGGCGTCCTGGTCCGGAAGTACGTCCGCAAGCGCTGA
- the eno gene encoding phosphopyruvate hydratase: MTAITSVTGRRVLDSRGNPTVEVDVELADGSIGRAAVPSGASTGAREAVELRDGDPARWHGKGVDRAVHHVNTELAAAVTGREAEDQAGLDAALVATDGTPAKSRLGANAILGVSLATAKAAAAAHRLPLYRYLGGSDARLLPVPMMNIVNGGAHADNPLDFQEFMIAPIGAETFAEAVRMGSEIFHTLRRDLLAAGHSTGVGDEGGFAPALRTAEEALDFVMAAVERTGYRPGTDIGLVMDPASSEFFRDGVYDYTGEGVRRTPAENADYLVKLIDAYPIVSIEDPMAEDDLAGWRDLTARVGARCQLTGDDVFCTNEAILREGIGSGVANSILVKVNQIGTLTEALATVGAAHRAGYTVVMSHRSGETEDTTIADLAVATGCGQIKTGSLSRSDRTAKYNQLIRIEEQLGDSARYAGAAALRR; encoded by the coding sequence ATGACCGCCATCACCTCCGTCACCGGCCGCCGCGTCCTCGACAGCAGGGGCAACCCCACCGTCGAGGTGGACGTGGAACTGGCGGACGGGTCCATCGGCCGGGCCGCGGTCCCCTCCGGCGCGTCGACCGGCGCCCGGGAGGCCGTCGAACTCCGCGACGGCGACCCGGCCCGCTGGCACGGCAAGGGCGTCGACCGCGCGGTACACCACGTCAACACCGAGCTCGCGGCCGCCGTCACCGGTCGCGAGGCCGAGGACCAGGCCGGTCTGGACGCCGCCCTCGTCGCCACGGACGGCACCCCCGCCAAGTCCAGGCTCGGCGCCAACGCGATCCTCGGGGTCTCCCTGGCCACCGCCAAGGCCGCGGCCGCCGCCCACCGCCTGCCGCTCTACCGCTACCTCGGCGGCTCCGACGCCCGGCTGCTGCCCGTACCGATGATGAACATCGTCAACGGGGGCGCCCATGCCGACAATCCCCTGGACTTCCAGGAGTTCATGATCGCCCCGATCGGCGCGGAGACCTTCGCCGAGGCCGTGCGGATGGGGTCCGAGATCTTCCACACCCTGCGCCGCGACCTCCTCGCCGCCGGGCACTCCACCGGCGTGGGCGACGAGGGCGGCTTCGCCCCCGCCCTGCGCACCGCCGAGGAGGCCCTCGACTTCGTCATGGCCGCCGTCGAGCGCACGGGCTACCGGCCGGGCACGGACATCGGCCTGGTCATGGACCCGGCGTCGTCCGAGTTCTTCCGCGACGGCGTCTACGACTACACCGGGGAAGGGGTGCGGCGCACGCCCGCCGAGAACGCCGACTACCTGGTCAAGCTGATCGACGCGTACCCCATCGTGTCGATCGAGGACCCGATGGCCGAGGACGACCTGGCGGGGTGGCGGGACCTGACCGCCCGGGTCGGCGCGCGCTGCCAGCTCACCGGCGACGACGTGTTCTGCACGAACGAGGCCATCCTGCGCGAGGGGATCGGCTCCGGCGTGGCCAACTCGATCCTGGTGAAGGTCAACCAGATCGGCACCCTGACGGAGGCCCTGGCCACCGTCGGCGCCGCCCACCGGGCCGGCTACACCGTCGTCATGTCGCACCGCTCGGGAGAGACGGAGGACACGACGATCGCGGACCTGGCGGTGGCCACGGGCTGCGGCCAGATAAAGACCGGATCCCTGTCCCGCTCCGACCGCACCGCCAAGTACAACCAACTGATCCGTATCGAGGAGCAGTTGGGCGACAGCGCCCGGTACGCGGGGGCGGCGGCGCTGCGTCGCTAG
- a CDS encoding MarR family winged helix-turn-helix transcriptional regulator, giving the protein MPLPESAAVAAELRTAMGKLTRRVKLEDQMPLGQVAVLGSLDRNGAMTTSELAADQRVRPQSMARAVGLLMEQGLITRRAHPTDGRKSLVELSPAGRVLLEEERSRRADWLARAIEAELTEEERELLARGIGLVERIAAH; this is encoded by the coding sequence ATGCCCCTTCCGGAATCCGCCGCCGTCGCGGCCGAACTGCGCACCGCGATGGGAAAGCTCACGCGGCGCGTGAAGCTTGAGGACCAGATGCCGCTCGGCCAGGTGGCCGTCCTCGGCTCGCTGGACCGCAACGGTGCGATGACCACCAGCGAACTGGCGGCCGACCAGCGGGTGCGCCCGCAGTCCATGGCCCGGGCCGTCGGACTGCTCATGGAGCAGGGACTGATCACCCGCCGGGCGCATCCGACCGACGGCCGCAAGAGCCTGGTGGAACTCTCCCCCGCGGGGCGGGTGCTGCTGGAGGAGGAACGGAGCCGCCGGGCGGACTGGCTCGCGCGGGCGATCGAGGCGGAACTGACGGAGGAGGAGCGGGAGTTGCTGGCGCGGGGGATCGGCCTGGTGGAGCGGATCGCGGCGCACTAG
- a CDS encoding cytochrome c oxidase assembly protein, which produces MDHGGHGMNMDLPPFTLGRGMEFGGDPFFLIGCLVGLGLYGWAVLRLRRRGDHWPVARTVAWVIGVLTVALVMCTKLNDYGMVMFSVHMVQHMVISMLSPILLLLGGPVTLALRALPAAGRGRKGPRELLVALLHSRYMRVITHAAFTIPMFIASLYALYFTPLFDFLMQYRVGHIAMMVHFLVVGLVFFWPIMGVDPGPHRPGHVMRMLELFAGMPFHAFFGIALMMGTETMIKTFENPPASLGVDALGDQSAAGGIAWAFSEIPSVLVLVALLYQWYKSEERQNQRKDRAAARDGDQELAAYNAYLASLQARGQQGRAG; this is translated from the coding sequence ATGGATCACGGCGGGCACGGCATGAACATGGATCTGCCGCCGTTCACGCTGGGGCGCGGCATGGAGTTCGGCGGGGACCCGTTCTTCCTGATCGGCTGCCTGGTGGGGCTGGGACTGTACGGCTGGGCCGTGCTGCGGCTGCGGCGGCGCGGCGACCACTGGCCGGTGGCCCGTACGGTCGCGTGGGTCATCGGGGTGCTCACCGTGGCGCTGGTGATGTGCACCAAGCTGAACGACTACGGCATGGTCATGTTCAGCGTGCACATGGTGCAGCACATGGTGATCAGCATGCTGTCGCCGATCCTGCTGCTGCTCGGCGGGCCGGTGACGCTGGCGCTGCGCGCGCTGCCGGCCGCCGGACGGGGCCGCAAGGGGCCCCGTGAGCTGCTGGTGGCGCTGCTGCACAGCCGGTACATGCGGGTGATCACGCATGCGGCGTTCACCATCCCGATGTTCATCGCGAGCCTGTACGCGCTGTACTTCACGCCGCTCTTCGACTTCCTGATGCAGTACCGGGTCGGGCACATCGCGATGATGGTGCACTTCCTGGTGGTGGGCCTGGTCTTCTTCTGGCCGATCATGGGCGTGGACCCGGGCCCGCACCGGCCGGGCCACGTGATGCGGATGCTGGAGCTGTTCGCGGGCATGCCGTTCCACGCGTTCTTCGGCATCGCCCTGATGATGGGCACCGAGACGATGATCAAGACGTTCGAGAACCCGCCGGCCTCCCTGGGCGTCGACGCCCTCGGCGACCAGAGCGCGGCCGGCGGCATCGCCTGGGCCTTCAGCGAGATCCCGTCCGTGCTGGTGCTCGTCGCCCTCCTCTACCAGTGGTACAAGTCCGAGGAGCGCCAGAACCAGCGCAAGGACCGCGCGGCGGCCCGCGACGGCGACCAGGAGCTGGCGGCGTACAACGCCTACCTCGCCTCCCTCCAGGCCCGCGGCCAGCAGGGCCGCGCGGGGTGA
- a CDS encoding 6-phosphofructokinase: MRIGVLTSGGDCPGLNAVIRSVVHRATADHGDEVIGFRDGWKGLLECDYRKLDLDAVNGILARGGTILGSSRVQPAHLRDGVERARGHVADLGLDAIIPIGGEGTLKAARLLSDAGLPIVGVPKTIDNDIAATDVTFGFDTAVGVATDALDRLKTTAESHQRVLIVEVMGRHTGWIALHSGMAAGAHAIVVPERPFDVAELTRKVGERFEAGKKFAIVVVAEGAKPREGSMAFDEGGTDVYGHERFAGVARQLSLELERRLGKEARAVILGHVQRGGTPTAYDRVLATRFGWHAVEAAHRGAFGMMTALRGTDITLVPLAEAVESLKTVPGERYAEVDCVL; this comes from the coding sequence ATGCGTATTGGTGTGCTCACCTCCGGTGGCGACTGCCCCGGGCTGAACGCCGTCATCCGCTCCGTCGTCCACCGCGCCACCGCCGACCACGGCGACGAGGTGATCGGCTTCCGGGACGGCTGGAAGGGCCTGCTGGAGTGTGACTACCGCAAGCTGGACCTGGACGCGGTCAACGGCATCCTGGCGCGCGGCGGCACCATCCTGGGCTCGTCCCGGGTGCAGCCCGCCCATCTGCGGGACGGTGTGGAGCGGGCCCGCGGCCATGTGGCCGACCTGGGCCTGGACGCGATCATCCCGATCGGCGGCGAGGGGACGCTCAAGGCGGCCCGGCTGCTGTCCGACGCCGGCCTGCCGATCGTGGGCGTGCCCAAGACGATCGACAACGACATCGCCGCGACCGACGTCACCTTCGGCTTCGACACGGCGGTGGGCGTGGCCACCGACGCGCTGGACCGTCTGAAGACCACCGCGGAGTCGCACCAGCGGGTACTGATCGTCGAGGTCATGGGCCGCCACACGGGCTGGATCGCGCTGCACTCCGGGATGGCGGCGGGCGCGCACGCCATCGTGGTGCCGGAGCGCCCGTTCGACGTGGCCGAGCTGACCCGCAAGGTCGGTGAGCGCTTCGAGGCGGGCAAGAAGTTCGCGATCGTGGTGGTCGCCGAGGGCGCCAAGCCGCGCGAGGGCTCGATGGCCTTCGACGAGGGCGGCACCGACGTCTACGGGCACGAGCGGTTCGCCGGGGTGGCCCGGCAGCTGTCCCTGGAGCTGGAACGGCGGCTCGGCAAGGAGGCCCGCGCGGTGATCCTGGGCCACGTCCAGCGGGGCGGCACGCCGACCGCTTACGACCGGGTGCTGGCGACCCGCTTCGGGTGGCACGCGGTGGAGGCGGCGCACCGCGGCGCGTTCGGCATGATGACGGCGCTGCGCGGCACGGACATCACGCTGGTGCCGCTGGCCGAGGCGGTGGAATCGCTCAAGACGGTGCCCGGGGAGCGGTACGCCGAGGTGGATTGCGTTCTGTAG
- a CDS encoding type 1 glutamine amidotransferase, whose protein sequence is MSDNSLRLVWIYPDLLSTYGDQGNALVVERRARQRGLDVQRLDVRSDQQIPTSGDIYLIGGGEDRPQRLAAERLRRDGGLNRAVANGAIVFSVCAGYQILGHEFINDLGEREQGLGLLDVVSTRGEGERCVGDVLADIDPQLNLPPLTGFENHQGVTHLGQTARPFARVRFGKGNGVGDGYEGAYNDTVFGTYMHGPVMARNPHIADLLIKLALDVNALPPADDRWYEALRQERIAAATQPA, encoded by the coding sequence ATGAGTGACAACAGCCTGCGGCTGGTGTGGATCTACCCGGACCTGCTGAGCACGTACGGGGACCAGGGCAACGCCCTGGTGGTGGAGCGCCGGGCCCGCCAGCGCGGCCTGGACGTCCAGCGCCTCGACGTCCGCTCCGACCAGCAGATCCCCACCTCCGGCGACATCTACCTGATCGGCGGCGGCGAGGACCGGCCGCAGCGGCTGGCGGCCGAGCGGCTGCGCCGCGACGGCGGCCTGAACCGCGCGGTCGCCAACGGCGCGATCGTCTTCTCGGTGTGCGCCGGCTACCAGATCCTGGGCCACGAGTTCATCAACGACCTCGGGGAGCGGGAGCAGGGCCTGGGCCTGCTCGACGTGGTCAGCACCCGCGGCGAGGGCGAGCGGTGCGTCGGCGACGTACTGGCCGACATCGACCCGCAGCTGAACCTGCCGCCGCTGACCGGTTTCGAGAACCACCAGGGCGTGACCCACCTGGGGCAGACGGCCCGCCCGTTCGCCCGGGTCCGCTTCGGCAAGGGCAACGGCGTCGGCGACGGCTACGAGGGCGCGTACAACGACACCGTTTTCGGTACGTACATGCACGGCCCGGTCATGGCGCGCAACCCGCACATCGCCGACCTGCTGATCAAGCTGGCACTGGACGTCAACGCGCTGCCGCCGGCCGACGACCGCTGGTACGAGGCACTGCGGCAGGAACGCATCGCCGCCGCCACGCAGCCCGCGTAA
- a CDS encoding MurT ligase domain-containing protein — protein sequence MAGNTEPLSPRAKLAVTAGKAAAAVSRAAGRGSGSVIGGKVALRLDPDLLARLARHLDVVLVSATNGKTTTTRLIAEALRASGPVVSNALGANMPAGITSALAGGSDARFGVIEVDEKYLAGVARDVTPKAIALLNLSRDQLDRAAETRMLAERWREGLVGSKALIIANCDDPLIVWAASSSTNVVWVAAGQEWKDDAWSCPSCGGVMQRPGDDWFCAECGFRRPTPSWALSGDHVLDPHGSAWPIRLQLPGRANKANAATSAAVAAAFGVPPQVALERMYSVQAVAGRYDVVSFQQRDLRLLLAKNPAGWLETFSLIDPPPTPVILSVNARGADGTDTSWLWDVDYTRLAGHPIFVLGDRKLDLAVRLEVANLDFRVCDTLDEAVQMAPPGRIEVIANYTAFQDLRRRVGN from the coding sequence ATGGCAGGCAACACGGAGCCGCTGTCGCCGCGGGCCAAGCTGGCCGTGACGGCGGGCAAGGCCGCGGCGGCGGTGTCGCGCGCGGCGGGGCGCGGCAGCGGATCGGTGATCGGCGGTAAGGTGGCGCTCCGGCTCGACCCCGACCTGCTGGCCCGGCTCGCCCGGCACCTGGACGTGGTGCTGGTGTCGGCGACCAACGGAAAGACGACGACGACGCGGCTGATCGCGGAGGCGCTGCGGGCCAGCGGCCCGGTGGTCTCCAACGCGCTCGGCGCCAACATGCCGGCGGGCATCACCTCCGCCCTGGCCGGCGGCTCCGACGCCCGCTTCGGCGTCATCGAGGTGGACGAGAAGTACCTGGCGGGCGTGGCGCGGGACGTGACGCCCAAGGCCATAGCGCTGCTGAACCTCTCGCGCGACCAGCTCGACCGGGCCGCGGAGACCCGCATGCTGGCCGAGCGCTGGCGCGAGGGCCTGGTCGGCTCCAAGGCGCTGATCATCGCCAACTGCGACGACCCGCTGATCGTGTGGGCGGCCTCGTCGTCGACGAACGTGGTGTGGGTCGCGGCGGGCCAGGAGTGGAAGGACGACGCCTGGTCCTGCCCGTCGTGCGGTGGCGTGATGCAGCGCCCCGGCGACGACTGGTTCTGCGCCGAGTGCGGCTTCCGCCGCCCCACGCCGAGCTGGGCCCTGTCCGGCGACCACGTGCTCGACCCGCACGGCAGCGCCTGGCCGATCCGGCTCCAGCTGCCGGGCCGGGCGAACAAGGCCAACGCCGCGACGTCGGCGGCGGTCGCCGCGGCGTTCGGCGTGCCCCCGCAGGTCGCCCTGGAGCGGATGTACTCGGTGCAGGCCGTCGCCGGCCGCTACGACGTCGTCTCGTTCCAGCAGCGCGATCTGCGCCTGCTGCTGGCGAAGAACCCGGCGGGCTGGCTGGAGACGTTCTCGCTGATCGACCCGCCGCCCACCCCGGTGATCCTCTCGGTGAACGCGCGCGGCGCGGACGGCACCGACACCTCCTGGCTGTGGGACGTCGACTACACCCGGCTGGCCGGGCACCCGATCTTCGTGCTCGGTGACCGCAAGCTCGACCTGGCGGTCCGCCTGGAGGTCGCGAACCTGGACTTCCGGGTCTGTGACACGCTGGACGAGGCGGTGCAGATGGCCCCTCCGGGCCGCATCGAGGTCATCGCCAACTACACGGCCTTCCAGGACCTCCGCAGGCGCGTGGGCAACTGA
- the def gene encoding peptide deformylase, giving the protein MRSRSIPGSSGRPRPLRLLGDPALTGACEEVTAFDAGLAELVEDMFATMYAARGVGLAANQIGVPLRVFVYDCPDDEDRRHLGHLVNPRLVEADGVVVRGPEGCLSVPGIEAGTPRHDHAVVEGFDMTGEPRTVSGTGFFARCLQHECDHLAGGLYLDRLTGLRRRRALRAASRAPWAGERAAGA; this is encoded by the coding sequence ATGCGTTCCCGCTCGATCCCCGGCAGCTCCGGCCGCCCGCGCCCCCTGCGCCTCCTCGGCGACCCGGCCCTGACCGGCGCCTGCGAGGAGGTCACCGCCTTCGACGCCGGCCTCGCCGAACTCGTCGAGGACATGTTCGCGACGATGTACGCGGCCCGGGGCGTGGGCCTGGCGGCCAACCAGATCGGCGTCCCGCTGCGGGTGTTCGTCTACGACTGCCCGGACGACGAGGACCGGCGGCACCTCGGACACCTCGTCAACCCGCGGCTGGTGGAGGCCGACGGCGTCGTCGTGCGCGGTCCCGAGGGCTGTCTGTCGGTGCCCGGCATCGAAGCCGGTACGCCGCGCCACGACCACGCGGTGGTGGAGGGGTTCGACATGACGGGCGAGCCGCGCACGGTCTCCGGCACCGGCTTCTTCGCCCGCTGCCTCCAGCACGAGTGCGACCACCTGGCGGGCGGCCTCTACCTGGACCGCCTCACCGGCCTGCGCCGCCGCCGGGCCCTGCGGGCGGCGTCGCGGGCGCCGTGGGCGGGGGAGCGGGCGGCTGGGGCGTAG